The window AACCTCCACCATGGTCTAAAATAATAACATATTCATAACCTTGAAGTTTATCAGCAAAAACCACTTTGCCTGAAGTTACAGCTTTAAAAGGTGTACCATAAGGCACTTGAATCTCAATTCCATTACTATTTAAATAAGTGGAAGTATTTTTATCTAAATATTTACCAAAAGGTATAACAATTTTCCCATTTACTGGCCAATCTAAACTGCCCTTTTTAATTTTTTGCGGAACAATTTTTTCTTTTTTTAATCTTTTTATTAGATCTTCTAATTGTTGAGCAGATGTTTTTAATGCAGCTATTTTTCTCTTTTGTTGCTTTTTTTCTTGTTTAATTTTTTTAAGTAAGGCTTTTTTCTTTTGTTTTTCTTTAAATATTTGACTTTTTGATTCTTCAACTTGTTTTAAAAGGATGTCTAATTTCTTTATTTTTTCTGATTTTTGTTTTTCAAGTAATTGAATATTTTCCATTAAAGATTGATACTTCTCAAATAATTTATAATCATGATAAATAATCTGTTGAAGATATTTAGTAGTAAGATAAGTCTGTTTTAAATTATCGATGGGTAATATATTCACTTTACCTAAGCAATACCAATAATAAATAGCAAAAAGCCTTTGATATAAATATTGTTTGGTGGTAAAAAGTGTTTTTTCTAATGCTTCTTTTTTTATTTTAATTGTTGCTAAATCCTTTTTAATCTCTTCAATGGAATTTTTCATTTTTTTCTGTTGTTTTGTTAGTGTTTTAAGCTGTTTTTTTATCTTTCGGAGTTCTTTTAAAAGTTTTTTTTCCTTCTTTTCTTTAGACCTTATCTTCTCTTCAAGAATTTTTACCTTTTTTTGAATCTCCAAAAGTTTATTCTTTTTTTCATCAAGATGAGCAAATATAACAGAAGAAAAAATAAATAAAAAAATTAAGATTTGTATAAACTTAAAAAACTGCCAAATCCACCTAAAATAAAACCACATCCTATAAATCCCAAAATTCTTTGAAGATCAAAAAAAGAAAAATTAAATCCATTTTGAAACATAGCTATTTTTAAATTATACCAAGATATTCCTATTCTTAAAATAAACAAACTAATAACACTGGCAAAAAAACCTTGAATTAATCCTTCCAAATAAAATGGACATTTAATAAACCATTCATTAGCACCTAAGAGACGCATTATTTCAATCTCTTCTCTTCTTTGCTGGAAATTAAAACGAATAAGTGCAGATATAATAAAAATTGTTGAAATACTTAAAAAAATACTGGCTAAAAAAATTAATATTTTAAAAATTCTCCAAGTAGTCACCAAAAGAGAAAAAACATAAGAAGGACAAGCCACTTCTTTTACTCCTGGAAAATTTTTAATATTTTTTTTGAAATTTTCTAAAAAAGATGGTGTTTGATAAAAAGGGGAAAAAGTGATTTCTAAAGAAGGGAATAAAGGATTCTCTTTAAGCCCTTCAAGAAGAGAAAATTTTCCTTTTAGCCATTTTTCAAGCCGTTTTAAAGCTTGTTCTGAAGAAACATACTCAACTTTTTTCAATTCTTTTCTTTTCTCAAGTTGACTCTTTGCTTCTAAAGCTGCTTTTTCATTTTTAAAAAATACAATTATTGGAATATTTCCTTGCCATGTCTTTAAAAAAATACTCAAATTAAAAATTAAAAGTAAAAAGAAACCAAAAATGCTTAAAGAAAGTGTGGTAGCAACAAGA of the Candidatus Desulfofervidus auxilii genome contains:
- a CDS encoding permease-like cell division protein FtsX; this translates as MIGYFFKKTWQNIRHSFWHNIICLVATTLSLSIFGFFLLLIFNLSIFLKTWQGNIPIIVFFKNEKAALEAKSQLEKRKELKKVEYVSSEQALKRLEKWLKGKFSLLEGLKENPLFPSLEITFSPFYQTPSFLENFKKNIKNFPGVKEVACPSYVFSLLVTTWRIFKILIFLASIFLSISTIFIISALIRFNFQQRREEIEIMRLLGANEWFIKCPFYLEGLIQGFFASVISLFILRIGISWYNLKIAMFQNGFNFSFFDLQRILGFIGCGFILGGFGSFLSLYKS
- a CDS encoding peptidoglycan DD-metalloendopeptidase family protein gives rise to the protein MEIQKKVKILEEKIRSKEKKEKKLLKELRKIKKQLKTLTKQQKKMKNSIEEIKKDLATIKIKKEALEKTLFTTKQYLYQRLFAIYYWYCLGKVNILPIDNLKQTYLTTKYLQQIIYHDYKLFEKYQSLMENIQLLEKQKSEKIKKLDILLKQVEESKSQIFKEKQKKKALLKKIKQEKKQQKRKIAALKTSAQQLEDLIKRLKKEKIVPQKIKKGSLDWPVNGKIVIPFGKYLDKNTSTYLNSNGIEIQVPYGTPFKAVTSGKVVFADKLQGYEYVIILDHGGGYYTLYGNAISLYKKVGDWVNAGEVLGKVGRVGAEGVTLYFELRYKEKPINPFRWLKPPS